The nucleotide window CCATTTGGTATGGATGCGTCTTGAGAGGTAAACTACTTTTACCATCTCAATCAAATACTCTTTCCTTGATAACAAACAAACGCTTTGAACGGCTTATTGTGCAGGAGATGCTAACAGCATCAGTGTCGGCGCTGGTACCAATATCCAAGATAACACTCTTGTCCACGTTGCCAAGTCCAACTTGAGCGGCAAGGTCTTGCCTACTCTCATTGGAGACAATGTCACTATTGGTAAAAATTCTCAATTCATTTCCTGTCTCTAACTCAAGAGTGTGTTCATTGTAAGGTTAATTTTTTTGGGGGGCAGGTCACAGTGCTGTTTTACATGGCTGCACTGTCGAAGACGAGGCCTATATTGGTGCAAGTGCAACCGTCTTGGATGGAGCTCATGTTGAAAAGCAAGCCATGGTTGAGTCAGGTGCTCTTGTCAGGCAGAACACTAGGATTCCTTCCGGCGAGGTTCCTATACACACACTCACACTTATTATTATCCCAACTTTGTTGGTTGCTCTGGTGAAGTTTGTGGTCTCAGTCTTGCTtctaatcttaaaaaaaaacaggtttGGGGAGGAAATCCAGCTAGATTTATGAGGAAGGTGACTGAAGAAGAGAAGGCCTTCTTCTCCAGTTCCGCTGTGGATTACTCCAACTTAGCTCAAGTGCACACCGCAGAAAACACAAAGAACTTGGACGAGACTGATTTCAAGAAGCTTCTTTACAAGAAGAACGCTCGCGATGCTGAATACGATGATCTCAGTCTCTCTGAGAATGTACCAAAATCAGCTTGAGAAGTTTTGATTCGTgctaaatttgaaattttttaaaaaggaacTTCATTTCATGCTTCTCCAATAAAGTTTTCTTCAGCTTTAAGGTCCTTTGATTGACCAGCGCTTACTTTGGAAAGTaaaattttcagttttaaagACATTCTATTTCTCTGTAAAAGATTCTTGAGAGGATTTTGTTCTCTTGTAAGAAAAAAAGTTGTGGCGACAAGGCTGTGTAATAAGTGGTTGGAACAGTTTTTTCTCACTTTTCAGACAGAATGACCTTTTGCTTTGACATGCTCGTATAGAGATTGCTATTAGGGTTCTGCTTGCTTCTATTGTAAGCCACCGAGTATTGTCCTTTTCCTTTCACATGTTCGCATGTTTGTCTCGTTTGGGTGATGCTTCCGGTAAATCGACGAATTTACTATGGAGAGCCGCGGTGGCGCGCAATTTTTCAGGCCACGCCGATCACGTGTTCGACGAAATGCTGCAACGAGACCTCTCATCGCTGAACTCTCAGCTCTCGTCTTACCTCCGCGGAGGAAACCCAGATGGCACCTTGGGTCTCTTCGTTAACATGCATCGAGCCAGCCCTGTTCTCACCTCGCACACCTTCACTCCCGTTCTCGGCGCATGTGCCCTCTCGTCCTATCCCAAAACAGGACGCCAAGTTCACGCCTTGATGATCAAACAAGGCGCAGAGACAGGAACCATTTCAAAAACTGCGCTTATCGACATGTACTCAAAGCACGGGAGCTTGGCTGACTCCGTTGCGGTGTTCGACAGCGTTGAGGACAAAGATGTAGTATCGTGG belongs to Brassica rapa cultivar Chiifu-401-42 chromosome A07, CAAS_Brap_v3.01, whole genome shotgun sequence and includes:
- the LOC103829598 gene encoding gamma carbonic anhydrase 3, mitochondrial, whose amino-acid sequence is MVMGKALYSVGFWIRETGQALDRLGCRLQGKNHFREQLSRHRTLMNVFDKAPSVDKQAFVAPSASLIGNVHVGPASSIWYGCVLRGDANSISVGAGTNIQDNTLVHVAKSNLSGKVLPTLIGDNVTIGHSAVLHGCTVEDEAYIGASATVLDGAHVEKQAMVESGALVRQNTRIPSGEVWGGNPARFMRKVTEEEKAFFSSSAVDYSNLAQVHTAENTKNLDETDFKKLLYKKNARDAEYDDLSLSENVPKSA